The following coding sequences lie in one Nitratireductor mangrovi genomic window:
- a CDS encoding ABC transporter permease — MTARAERLMSGDLLPWIYTLAWILAILFGLMLLVGAPFGEALSGFLTGAFGGRRMAYLMATLSRATLIVGMALSVMISFRAGLFNIGGEGQLVAGGFVSALVAILLPGPPLLVLAAAILAGMAAGALWALLAGMLYIYVGVPLLVGSLLLNFPIRYIASYLVAHPFRDVQSGMLQSHLVPDGTWLAYFPGVRLDVGILFIVATSIFAIAYSHTTLHGYRARLNGLSPDFARAVGLPVTRLTLQTLAMSGAIAGLVGAIAVFGIHHRYVDGMLVQPLYAWTGIIAVLLVGMIPVLVPFSGFFFAAIQTGAAGMERSAGVPKEIALVMQAVIILFVASRVSGAILSSQNRAKGGDDGS, encoded by the coding sequence ATGACGGCGCGCGCCGAACGCCTGATGAGCGGCGACCTGTTGCCATGGATCTATACGCTCGCATGGATCCTGGCGATCCTGTTTGGCCTGATGCTGCTGGTCGGCGCGCCTTTCGGCGAGGCGCTTTCAGGCTTCCTTACCGGCGCTTTCGGGGGCCGCCGCATGGCTTATCTGATGGCGACGCTGTCGCGCGCCACGCTGATCGTCGGCATGGCGCTGTCGGTCATGATCTCGTTCCGCGCCGGGCTGTTCAATATCGGCGGCGAAGGCCAACTCGTCGCCGGTGGGTTCGTGTCCGCTCTGGTTGCAATCCTGCTGCCAGGGCCGCCGTTATTAGTGCTGGCCGCCGCGATCCTCGCCGGCATGGCGGCCGGTGCGCTGTGGGCGCTGCTGGCGGGCATGCTCTACATCTATGTCGGCGTGCCGCTCCTGGTCGGCTCGCTTCTGCTCAACTTCCCGATCCGCTACATCGCTTCCTACCTCGTCGCACACCCCTTCCGCGACGTGCAGTCGGGCATGCTGCAATCGCATCTCGTGCCCGATGGAACGTGGCTGGCCTACTTCCCCGGCGTGCGGCTCGACGTCGGCATCCTGTTCATCGTCGCGACCAGCATTTTCGCGATCGCCTACAGCCATACGACGCTGCACGGCTACCGCGCCCGCCTGAACGGGCTCTCGCCAGACTTCGCTCGTGCGGTGGGCTTGCCGGTGACGCGGCTGACGCTGCAGACGCTGGCCATGAGCGGTGCGATCGCAGGGCTGGTCGGCGCCATCGCGGTGTTCGGCATCCACCATCGCTATGTCGACGGCATGCTCGTCCAGCCGCTCTACGCCTGGACCGGCATCATCGCGGTGTTGCTCGTCGGCATGATCCCGGTACTGGTGCCCTTCTCGGGCTTCTTCTTCGCCGCCATCCAGACCGGGGCCGCCGGCATGGAGCGATCGGCGGGAGTACCAAAGGAGATCGCGCTCGTGATGCAGGCGGTGATCATCCTTTTCGTCGCAAGCCGCGTTTCCGGGGCGATTCTGTCGTCGCAGAACCGGGCGAAGGGAGGCGACGATGGGTCTTGA